The nucleotide window ATTGAAGAAGTTGAATACGATGATTCTATAATAAGTGTCTCTTTTTTATTAGAAACAATTCAAGAATTACCAGACAGGTATAGGCTGATATTCAACCTATACGTTTTAGATAAATTTTCACATAAAGAAATAGCCAAAATACTACAAATTTCTGAAGGAACATCTAAGTCAAATTTATCAAGAGCAAGATTATTATTAAAAAGAAAAATTGAAGTTTATCAAAAAATGCAACAGGAAGCATAAATGAATGATAGAAAGAACATAGACAGATTATTTGAAGAAAAGCTTAATGGATTTGAAGCTTCACCTAAGCCTGAAATGTGGGATGATATTGAGGCTAAGCTTAAAAAGAAAAAACGAAGAATTTTACCTATGTGGTGGTTGTATAGTGGTATTACGGCTGTTTTTATATTAGGTTTTGTTTTATATCCTTTTTTTAAAAATACTATTCCTTTAGAACCGGTTATTAACCCAACTGAAAACATTGTTAAAACTCCTGATGATTTTAATAATCATAAAAAAGAAATAGATACTGATATACCTTTAATAACAGAGAATAGTAACAATAGTTTAAAAGAAAAAAACACAATAATAGCAGAAAAGAAAACTATAAATGTTTCATCAAAAAAAAGAGCTACAAATAACAAATTAATTGCACGTAAAAAGATAGTATCTGGTAAAATAGTTGAAGGGGTTTTATCGGATAAAAAAAGAGCTATGGAAAAGATTATTATTGAAAAAAAGAAAAAAGAAAAAAATGTAGTTAAAAAAGATACTCTAAAAAAACTGTTTACAAAAAAAGACTTTCTTGCTGAAATAAGTAAAAAAGATAGTGTGTTAACTATCAAAACAAATAAGGATAAATGGTCTGTATCTCCTGTTTTTGCGTTAACTCATGCTAACTCTCTTACGCAAAGCTCAGCTTTAGATAAAAGTTTAACCTCAGCTAGTTTAACAGGTGATAACAATATTTCTTATGGTATAAGAGTAGCCTATCAACTAAATAATAAATGGTCTATACAATCAGGGTTATTTACACAAAAAGTTGGTTTTACAAATAAAAACTTGTCGGTTATGGCAAATGTAAGAGGAGCTGGTTTAGAAAGTGTAGAACTAACATCTAGTCCCTTGCTTATTTTAAGTCAGTCTAATAATGCTACTGATGTTAACACATTAAGTAGCGCGAGTATCGTTACTAGTGAAGCATCTTTAAACCAAACATATAGTTATATTGAAGTTCCTATTGAACTAAAGTACGCTGTCTTAAAAACTTCAAAATTTAACACCAAAATAGTTACTGGCTTTAGCTCATTATTTTTAAATCAAAATGAAGTTTCAGTAACATCAGAAAGAATATCACAAACCATTGGGAAAGCTTCTAATTTAAACACACTCAATTTTAGTGGGAATTTAGGACTCGATCTCGAATATTCAATTAATAAAAAAATAAAATTCGTTGTAAATCCAATGTTTAAAATACACTTAAACACTTTTTCAAAAAACTCAAACGGATTTAAACCATACACACTTGGTGTATACTCAGGAATTAGTTATCAATTTTAAAATTTATGTCATGAAAAAATTACTTTTATTATGTTTTGCTTTATCTCTTGCAGCATGTT belongs to Tenacibaculum sp. MAR_2010_89 and includes:
- a CDS encoding outer membrane beta-barrel protein; amino-acid sequence: MNDRKNIDRLFEEKLNGFEASPKPEMWDDIEAKLKKKKRRILPMWWLYSGITAVFILGFVLYPFFKNTIPLEPVINPTENIVKTPDDFNNHKKEIDTDIPLITENSNNSLKEKNTIIAEKKTINVSSKKRATNNKLIARKKIVSGKIVEGVLSDKKRAMEKIIIEKKKKEKNVVKKDTLKKLFTKKDFLAEISKKDSVLTIKTNKDKWSVSPVFALTHANSLTQSSALDKSLTSASLTGDNNISYGIRVAYQLNNKWSIQSGLFTQKVGFTNKNLSVMANVRGAGLESVELTSSPLLILSQSNNATDVNTLSSASIVTSEASLNQTYSYIEVPIELKYAVLKTSKFNTKIVTGFSSLFLNQNEVSVTSERISQTIGKASNLNTLNFSGNLGLDLEYSINKKIKFVVNPMFKIHLNTFSKNSNGFKPYTLGVYSGISYQF